One uncultured Fusobacterium sp. genomic window, ATAGGTGCTGGAATTGGTGCTTTAGCTGGTCTTGGTTGGGGAGCTTATAGAGATCGTCAAGAACAAGAGCTAAGAGAACGTCTAAAAAATACTGAAGTAGAAGTTAACCAAAAAGGTGAAAATCTAAATCTTTCTCTTCCTGGTGGAGTAACTTTTGCTACTGACAGTGCTAAAATTGTTCCTAGCTTCTATGGACCATTAAACTCTATTGCAACTGTTTTAGTAAACTATCCTGAAACTAGAGTTATTGTAAATGGATATACTGATAATACAGGTTCTGATGAATACAACCTAACTCTTTCTGAAAAAAGAGCTGCTAGTGTTAGAAATTACCTTATCCAACAAGGAGTTTCAAGCAGAAGAATATCTTCTATAGGATATGGAGAAGAATATCCTAGAGCTACTAATAGTACTGCAAGTGGAAGAGCTCAAAATAGAAGAGTTGAAATTGAAATATTACCTATGCAATAATAAAAAAAGTTCCAGCTATACGCTGGAATTTTTTATTTACTGATAAAATTTTTTAAATGATTTTGTAAAAACTCTTCTCCATCATTAAATCCATGGTGATACTCTTTTAACAATTTCTCTTTTTTCCTTTCAAATCTATCTATTAATAGAGGAGTTTTAGGGGCTATTACAAAGGCTTTTCCCTCTTTTTCTAGTTCTCTTATTCTTTCTTGATTTTCTAAATAAACCTCATGATGTCTTTTTAGAAGCTCTATCATAGCTGGATATTTTCTCATAATCAATGAACAAAAACCTTGCATTTTTAATGGCGGTTTAATAAAGTTTCTATCTCTAGTTAAAACTACTATAAGCTTATCACATCCATCTTTTAGTGCTTCATCTACTGGAATAGGACTCGAAGTTCCACCATCAAAATACTCTCTTCCTCTATAAACAACAGCTTTAGATACAAGAGGAATTGAAGCTGAAGCTTTTAATACTGTAGCTCCATCATTTAAGGAGTCTTTTCCATAAAAAACTGCTTTTCCTGTTAAAGCATCTGTAACTCCTACTTTAAAATCGCAAGGATTTTCAAAAAATGCTTTGTAATCGAAAGGCTCATCAGTTGCTGGAACTTCGTTAAAAATAAAATCCATTCCAAAAAGTGATCCCTGAGTTAAAAGATTATACAAACTCAAATATCTTTTGTCATTAATATAATTAGTATTTATTCTCAATGATCTACCTTTTTGCCTAGATATAAAAGAAACTCCATTAGAAGCTCCTGCTGAAACTCCTATAAGATAATCTGGCATAAAATTATTTTTTTCAAAGGCATCTAATACTCCTACTGTATAGATACCTCTCATTCCTCCCCCTTCTAAAACTACTCCTATTTTCATAATATCACCTTTATAAAAAACTGCACCCAGTTATAAGTGCAGTTAAAATCATTAATTTATTTTTGAGCAAGCATCATTTAATGCTTGGATAAATCCTTCTGAAGAATAAGTAGCTCCTGCTACTACATCAACATCTATACTTTGAGTATTTTTTACTTTTGTTACAAGTTCATCTAAAGCTGGTCCAGCTATAGCTTCAGTATCCCCATGAGTATATTTTATATCAGAGATTCTTAATTCTCCTTTACTGTTTTTCTTAGCCATAATTTCTACTGTAATTTCACTGTCAAACCCATCTCCTACACCTGTATATAGTTTAGGTCCGTTAGCTTTTTCAACAAAAATACATGCTAACCCTACAATAATAAACCCAATTACACAATATTTTCTTATTTTTTCAATTTCCATCTTTTCACCCTCATCTTTTATATTATTACTCATTATATTTTAAAGTAATTATTAAATTTTTTCAATAGTTTTTGTTATTTTTTACAGTTTTTTAAAAAGAAAAATCCCCCTTATCTCTAAGGGGGATTTTCTTAACTATATATTAAAACATCTTGGGGAAAGATTTTATACTGTTAATATAACAATAAATTGTGGCTTTAATGTGAACTTTTCAAGACATATTTTTCTTGTATTTTTCTCCCCAAATAAACATTATATCTAAAATTTCCTTTAAACTATATCCTAATTTTGTAAGAGAATATTCAACTTTAGGTGGCACCTCTGGATAAACATCCCTTTGGATCAAACTATCTTTTTCCATTTCTCTTAAATTTTC contains:
- a CDS encoding OmpA family protein, with protein sequence MNNKKIISGLLLALTLAGCTSSPFLDETGSVNSKTKGTAGGAAAGALLGQIIGKDTKGTLIGAGIGALAGLGWGAYRDRQEQELRERLKNTEVEVNQKGENLNLSLPGGVTFATDSAKIVPSFYGPLNSIATVLVNYPETRVIVNGYTDNTGSDEYNLTLSEKRAASVRNYLIQQGVSSRRISSIGYGEEYPRATNSTASGRAQNRRVEIEILPMQ
- a CDS encoding patatin family protein yields the protein MKIGVVLEGGGMRGIYTVGVLDAFEKNNFMPDYLIGVSAGASNGVSFISRQKGRSLRINTNYINDKRYLSLYNLLTQGSLFGMDFIFNEVPATDEPFDYKAFFENPCDFKVGVTDALTGKAVFYGKDSLNDGATVLKASASIPLVSKAVVYRGREYFDGGTSSPIPVDEALKDGCDKLIVVLTRDRNFIKPPLKMQGFCSLIMRKYPAMIELLKRHHEVYLENQERIRELEKEGKAFVIAPKTPLLIDRFERKKEKLLKEYHHGFNDGEEFLQNHLKNFISK
- a CDS encoding FMN-binding protein, which gives rise to MEIEKIRKYCVIGFIIVGLACIFVEKANGPKLYTGVGDGFDSEITVEIMAKKNSKGELRISDIKYTHGDTEAIAGPALDELVTKVKNTQSIDVDVVAGATYSSEGFIQALNDACSKIN
- a CDS encoding helix-turn-helix domain-containing protein, which translates into the protein MLKKILPNCPVEVTLTLISNKWKVLIIRELLTGTKRFGELRKSLGDISQKVLTENLREMEKDSLIQRDVYPEVPPKVEYSLTKLGYSLKEILDIMFIWGEKYKKNMS